A region of the Vigna unguiculata cultivar IT97K-499-35 chromosome 9, ASM411807v1, whole genome shotgun sequence genome:
CCCAAACTTTGTCACTGCTTTTGCGCTTTCTAGGAATTTTACGGTATTGACGTTATGCTCTTTAGGTTTGTACAAACGGGAGTCTAGTCTACTTAATTTGTACTAAAACACTTTTGACGAAGACGAAGGATTATAATTATGGGGTGCCGACAATGAAcgtattataaattaaaaaataagtatgaAATTATAGTTCTTTCAATATGAGTATTCGATATTTTAGTGTGAATACTATGAtttacatgaaattaaaatgttttatttacttgtaactaataattataaaacaatttttattttaaaaataaaaatattttccaatgTATATTTAAtcgttttaaatatattagttcttttattatgttatatattattatggttttaatttcgtttagTTTAATTTCAGCACTATTTATTACAAACTaacatttgtttattattatttctattgatattatatttttactgttACTAGCATAAACACAAACACTATTGTGcatgtgtacgcattttttaaatatgtgtgatattatattagtaggtgatgatattataatgttattaagttaataagttaatatataaaataaatttatatttattaaaaataaagtaaaatatatcaaaaaagatgagagaataacggtcgatacataaaaaaagaagaaaaaaaacagagataaacaattttataaaaacttgtaaaaataacgatcaattttcaaaaatttaataaataattatattttaaaagataaaatttgtattttgaaatgtaaacacaaaaaaaaaaagtcatcttatatattgttatatattattatttatttttatttttatttttatttttattttcatttcttggTATATTTTGAAGTTATTCCACCATaagctttgaaaaaaaaaaagttgtttacGTAACAAAGTATTAAAGTCAACAAAGTATTAAAGTCAACagtttaattattcattaaatagCGTTAAACTCTATTGAATTTAATTACAGAGGACCACTACtgcaaagttaaaatttaagattgaTGTTGAATATATATATCTACATTTGTTAgattttatctaatttattacttatttttgatTTTGTAAGTAATAAAGAATTTTACTTGAGTATACAAAATATAGGTAGGTCCTGAAGGAGTTTGATGAGAGCATGAATGAAGATGAAACTACTTAACTtagagaaagagataaaagacTATTGGCAGGTTTTCTATGTATTCCtctctttaaattttgttttgaatttctcATACTCAAGTGATAATTTTGCTTACACTATCTTGATCTTTGAAGTGgtgttttcttccttttctacttatttcatatttttaacttccttgttttctgtttatttttttttaattgttaatagTCCTGGAGCAAATGGGTTTCATTCACATTCATGTGATTTGGCCCATAATATTATCATGGGCTccttgttgtatttttttttttttactgaataTTATTCTGTgttctattatttaatttgttgttttcttcATTATCGTTGAATATcgaaagttataaataaatataggtTTCATATTGTTAATAGAGAGCAGAAGAAGGTAATAATACTTTGAATTTTTGGCCTAAAGTATAAagaaagttataaataaataatagttgtCGGTGCATGCCTCTACAAAATATGCatagcaaaaacaaaaacacgCAGGAATGGGCGCAAGAGTCGTACGTAACCAAATACACGAATAAATATCAGCAATATTATTGCCGAAATGTTATCTTATGCTGCATGCagattgataaaatttatatgttgTGGGAAATTCATATTTACAAGGCTAGTTTTCTTCACAAGACAATGTCATGCAGCAGAATATACTAAGACCTCTCCTACAGAGATGAAACTACACTACTATAAGATATGCACAATGGCTTCTGactttttcacaacaaaatgaAAATCGTTGGAAAAAATAGTTTGATCTCAGAGTTTGTCATGAGCAGCACAACATATATCATCTCCAGCTTAATTTATCTACTGCCTCTAAATGCCTTGTTGAATATGAAATCTTGCTGGAACCTGCTTCTTTAGAATCAACAGGATCTTTCTCTCTGTTTGTTCGATGTTCCTATTCAGAAAGCAAAGCTATACTCAAATTTACTGTGAAATTAATATCCTAGATTAGGATGTGACATTTAGTGTCAAAACTGTGTGTAACAACACTGCATCACATGTGTTTTGTCTTATAAATCATAGAGGATGAAAGCATAGGAAGGCTTACAGAGCGAAAGGGAAAATCGTCAGCCTCAAGCATGTGAACAATTTGGCCCATCTTTGGTCGCTTAGCGACATCCAAATCTATACAGCGCAGACAAACAAGTAAAGCTCGTTTCAAAGATCTTTGAGAGGGCTGAACATCTATTAAAGGATCAACTAGTTCATCACCGCGACGATTTGCAACCATTCCTTTAAACCAATCAACCAAGTTCATCTGAAGCGCAccaaacaaaacacacacaacaTAAGACTCATCGGAGTTTCAGAGGAGACAGTAAGAAAATACAGAGAAATCATAGAATCACCTCTCCAGGTGGTCTAGAATAATCGATTGGACTCCTCCCTGTAATTAGCTCCATAAGTAGAATCCCAAAACTATACACATCGCTGCCTTCATTAAGCATACCCGTGCTTGCATACTCAGGTGACACGTATCTGCACAAAATTTGTGGCGTTGAATGAAACAGATAAATAGTATCCATCTCCATGCAAGAGAATGTTTACTTGAgaatgaaactaacccaaatgTCCCCATTACACGCGTTGTCACGTAGCTTTTCTCAGGCCCTAAGAGCTTGGCCAGTCCAAAGTCTGATACCTTAGCATTCCACTTTTTGTCCAAAAGAATGTTACTGGATTTTACATCTCGATGGACAACTTTGGGTTCTAATCCTTCGTGCAAATAGGCTAGCCTGTTTCGTAATGTAGGAAGATTTATTAATACTCCACAAATGTCATATTAATGGAGCATGACAAGAGTTGTACTAGAAATACGTCttgtaaaaaatagtaatatatcAGTTGACAAGCATTATACTACAATTAGAGGTAGCTGGTATGAGTGAAACTTTGAggtatatgtaaaataaaacgAGACAGGAGACTCCATAAACACACCCTTTCGCAGTTCCAACAGCAATCTTCATTCGTATATCCCATGTCAAGGGGCTAACAAGTCCTACGTCACCATGAAGCCACTGTTCCAATGTTCCATTGTCAACATATTCATAAACAAGCATCCTGAATGAATAGTCAGCAAAAAGTGTCATATTCACAAGTTTCTTTTCACTAGAAAGATCttcaaagaaataattaaagCCACACATGcttaaacataatatttttacctTTGAGCACCTTCTGCACAATATCCAACTAACCCCACCAAATTCTTGTGCCTCACTTTTCCAATGGCTTCAACCTCCACCTTAAACTCTTTCTCTGCCTGCCCCCTTTGTTACACAGTACAACAAAACAACACATGAATTTCAATTGCAGCAGGTTGGTGAGGAAGaaagaatattatttaaaacgTTCCGTCATTTCAGGAAAGAGATTTATAGTACTGCATAGCAAAGTTCCGTCATTAATTTATTGCAGCGAGTTCCAATGTCATGCAAATTTGTAGCTGCCGTTTTGGTTAGATTTAGATCTCTTCGATATAGAGTGACATTGAAAACGAACGAACACAAATAAGATCcaattattatatgattatatcCCACAACAATTGTATTTCTCACTTTCTAACGTGATTATCGCACGTTActtggaaaaaaaatgagagagaagATCCATGAAGctctattaattaatattaccATCAGTTCTCTCGCTGGCCCACCTAATTCACAGCCACTGACACGTTTGTTTAAACTTTAAACTAAAGTATTATCCAGCTTAAGCTAAATTAATATGCCTAGAAAAGAAAAGGTTGAGATACATAAATCACgaacaatataataaataaataaacaaaaagcaaaagtagacaaagaaaaaggtaaaatactaaaataacaTCACCCAGGCCCCCCAAAGAAAAAAGCAAAGAAGAAGAGCACATTGACCATCCACTCACCGTAGTCCTTAATACTCCCCAAAACAAGTAACAACTCATAATTATAAATTCCAGAAGACGATCCTTGTCGGAGACTAAAAAGCTACTCATTGCTTACGCCAATTCTAATCTAATCGATATTCAGATTCTAATTTCTTGATATAATAAGATTTATTTAAGGAATTGCTATCTACTCCTGTTCCACCACAATTCACGTGTAAGATCCAGCGTTAGGAATTCAAGCAATTCAAGTGTTAGTCTACggactgaaaataaaaaagtaagatattatataagaataaagaccttCGCTTTAAGATTTgggtttatataaaaataaaggcCAGTAAATTTATTGGTTTAAGAGTTTGGATCGAGAGCGGTATAAATGACTTATGTAGTcgtatcactttttttttttccgaaagatgttctctccac
Encoded here:
- the LOC114162908 gene encoding probable receptor-like serine/threonine-protein kinase At4g34500, translated to MAASATVSGGALPDLTHRTPFLGLKLYALILVLVIMLVAAVLLILLCFRRSSKKRKMRVKHSSGAIPLVSKEIVEVNTLELKIEEVDDEDPKKKESKLEDSPSVESPNIGWGRWYSLRELETATQGFAEGNVIGEGGYGIVFRGNLIDGSVVAVKNLLNNKGQAEKEFKVEVEAIGKVRHKNLVGLVGYCAEGAQRMLVYEYVDNGTLEQWLHGDVGLVSPLTWDIRMKIAVGTAKGLAYLHEGLEPKVVHRDVKSSNILLDKKWNAKVSDFGLAKLLGPEKSYVTTRVMGTFGYVSPEYASTGMLNEGSDVYSFGILLMELITGRSPIDYSRPPGEMNLVDWFKGMVANRRGDELVDPLIDVQPSQRSLKRALLVCLRCIDLDVAKRPKMGQIVHMLEADDFPFRSEHRTNREKDPVDSKEAGSSKISYSTRHLEAVDKLSWR